The region TCTAAAACAGCTGCATTTCTATTATAGTACAGCACTCACTGATATGATCTAAGCATATGCATCATTAGATAGACCAATCAATTCAAGCCCAAGCGGGGCCCAAGCGCAAGCCAAGCGCAAACCAAGCGCAATTCAAGACTGGTGTTATGTAGACTCACCGAGGCTTGTGACAGATCATCTGCTTCAAAGATGAGGTTCATACAGTTGCTCATTTGAATGATCTCCCCCGACATGAGACACAACTTCTTGTTGTCAtccagtacagtgttcatgGACTCCATCCACAGAGTGTCTATAGGACCATCAAACACCACCCACTTACGGTCATCATTTTGTGCAGGTGCAaactccctacacacacagatataagCACTGATCAACCACGCAATGATACTTTACGTAGCTATCAAAATGGCTGTAAAAAGCACAAGGCTATTATATACTTTGCTTTTGCTAAAATTGCCAGATTTCTACTAATCACAAAActtacatctacatgtaagcacaccattggaaaggttgTTCTCAGAGCTAGCAATTAGATTTGAAATTAGAGAATTTGAACAAAAATTACAGGCTACCAAAAACAGCTGAATCGTTGAAAAGCTATAGCCTTGTGCTTTTGTTACAATAGAGCGCAACTATATATGCACAGGCTTAGGCTCACCTGAATGTGTTGGCTACCACACCATCAGTCAACTCGTGTGACACAGGGTCAAACTGACCAAACAGTTGACCCCTAGTGACAGCCTTGGGGTTGATGACTCTATAACCTGTCTTGTTCTCTTCAATCTGTCCCCTCTCATTGattagtgtgagtgtgtcagctagtacatgtacctctaggGCCTTGGTCTtgcctggtgtgtgtgtgtgtgtgtgtgtgtgtgtgtgtgtgtgtgtgtgtgtgggggggggggttactACGGTAGATGAATAGCAATGATATTGTATATAGGAGGGAGGTTGTTAAACACTTTAAATTCCACTGCAACATGACCTTAGAAAGTACAAGTGGTACTGGGGCTCTttaaacggccataactttagttgcAATTTCAAATTTTGggggattttctgaaagctatgatttgtttaaatccaaaatttggtaggggaatagttagatcgcaaagattTTTTACCGGCAAAATAGCCATACGGTAGGCCTCTCCTAGCTTATAGTACCATACCTTGGGTAGGTTGACGTCCATGATGGATCTGAGCAGTAACACATCTTCATGTTCGTTAGGGTACTTCAGTTTCAGATGACCGGCTGCCACCAACACTGACTGGACTGCACGCATGCCTACAGTGTACAATAGTGAGTAGGTcgagtatacagtacagtgggtTGTACCCACCATAGTCAGAATGGAGTTGGCTGGAGAGTTGCTCTGAACACAGTCCATAGGTCATGACAATCTTGACGGCCAGATTACGAGC is a window of Halichondria panicea chromosome 13, odHalPani1.1, whole genome shotgun sequence DNA encoding:
- the LOC135346420 gene encoding dynein axonemal heavy chain 12-like, with protein sequence MNPGYAGRSELPDNLKVLFRTVAMMVPDYAMIGEISLYSYGFVDARNLAVKIVMTYGLCSEQLSSQLHSDYGMRAVQSVLVAAGHLKLKYPNEHEDVLLLRSIMDVNLPKVWYYKLGEAYRKTKALEVHVLADTLTLINERGQIEENKTGYRVINPKAVTRGQLFGQFDPVSHELTDGVVANTFREFAPAQNDDRKWVVFDGPIDTLWMESMNTVLDDNKKLCLMSGEIIQMSNCMNLIFEADDLSQASRFLSAELLWSKGCDECKSGYRMEENICVGQVP